One genomic segment of Corynebacterium durum includes these proteins:
- a CDS encoding SRPBCC family protein, translating to MAEFQDFIDIAAPPETVFDYLTTNDGMTAWMGQYADLDPTPGGQFAVDITGHPVRGEYLVVEPYRRVVFTWGFTGSDHLPAGASTVEFLLTPINGGTRVELRHFNLPETEVAGHKHGWTHFLPRLKTAGAGHDAGPDHWEPLPD from the coding sequence ATGGCTGAGTTCCAGGACTTCATCGACATCGCCGCGCCACCCGAGACCGTATTCGACTACCTGACCACCAACGACGGAATGACGGCGTGGATGGGGCAATACGCTGACCTCGACCCGACACCAGGTGGACAGTTTGCCGTTGACATCACTGGCCACCCCGTGCGAGGCGAATACCTGGTGGTCGAGCCCTACAGACGTGTGGTGTTCACATGGGGTTTTACAGGCAGCGACCACTTGCCTGCCGGAGCATCCACGGTCGAATTTCTCTTGACTCCCATCAACGGCGGCACCCGTGTTGAGCTGCGCCACTTCAACCTTCCAGAAACCGAAGTCGCAGGCCACAAGCACGGTTGGACTCATTTCCTACCTCGTTTGAAAACTGCGGGCGCAGGGCACGACGCCGGACCA